The proteins below are encoded in one region of Petrotoga miotherma DSM 10691:
- a CDS encoding NUDIX hydrolase has translation MSEQILAIPTIKIVEKISSFNNNFFKIKFSDFVEILESGNFHERDEIENDYNYKQIIPYVVFKNYEGKVLVLKRTQNQGEKRLHNKISIGIGGHINKGDKGITMEQTFFNGMDREINEELWITNSYKYVYKGIINDNTEDVSKVHLGVLFVGFIDSAKIKEEDNFESTWMKKEEIVNLKDVNFEGWTEIAINNM, from the coding sequence ATGAGTGAACAGATTTTAGCTATTCCCACCATAAAAATTGTAGAAAAAATATCTTCGTTCAACAATAATTTTTTTAAAATAAAATTTAGCGATTTCGTAGAAATATTAGAAAGCGGTAATTTCCACGAAAGAGATGAAATAGAAAACGATTATAATTACAAACAAATCATACCTTATGTAGTGTTCAAAAACTACGAAGGCAAAGTTTTAGTTTTAAAAAGAACACAAAATCAAGGAGAAAAAAGGCTTCACAACAAAATATCAATAGGAATAGGGGGCCACATAAACAAAGGGGATAAGGGTATTACTATGGAACAAACCTTTTTCAACGGAATGGATCGTGAAATTAATGAAGAATTATGGATTACCAATTCATATAAATATGTTTACAAAGGAATAATCAACGATAACACTGAAGATGTATCCAAGGTTCATTTAGGTGTCCTTTTTGTCGGATTCATCGATTCTGCGAAGATTAAAGAAGAAGATAACTTTGAGAGCACATGGATGAAAAAAGAGGAAATCGTAAATTTAAAGGATGTGAATTTCGAAGGTTGGACAGAAATAGCTATAAATAACATGTAG
- a CDS encoding D-alanine--D-alanine ligase family protein, with protein MDIPIITGGKSIEREIAFISAKNVFNSISNLGHKPLILDLIDDDFINKIQNYKFAFNVVHGDYGEDGRLSSLLDILGIDYTCSNSETCVATYDKFIFYTLFKNYIQMPQTILTNKLISPPFQYPFIIKPRKSGSSKGVYIIHNENEFKFYLEKDLKEFQEVLVQEYIKGREITISYIQKNDEFILLPILEIIPKKEFYDYEAKYTNGLTELKPQLNSPEKIIQKINEIGNQVMKILTFKDMFRIDAILKGDEIYVLEINTVPGLTELSDLPTSAIAAGISFDDLIDIIIKNHLKQPTKISF; from the coding sequence ATAAGTAATTTGGGGCATAAACCACTGATACTGGATTTAATAGATGACGATTTTATAAATAAAATTCAAAATTATAAATTCGCCTTCAACGTGGTGCACGGAGATTACGGAGAAGACGGAAGATTATCTTCTTTATTGGACATATTAGGGATAGACTACACATGTTCTAACTCTGAAACATGTGTAGCCACATACGATAAATTTATATTCTATACTCTATTTAAAAATTATATACAAATGCCTCAAACAATCCTAACCAACAAATTGATATCACCGCCCTTTCAGTACCCTTTCATCATCAAACCTAGAAAAAGTGGATCAAGTAAAGGCGTATACATCATCCACAACGAAAATGAATTCAAATTCTATTTAGAAAAAGATTTGAAAGAATTTCAGGAAGTTCTGGTTCAAGAATATATAAAAGGCCGCGAAATAACGATATCTTATATTCAGAAAAATGATGAGTTCATATTACTACCTATTCTTGAAATTATTCCAAAAAAAGAATTCTACGATTATGAAGCAAAATATACTAACGGATTAACTGAACTCAAGCCACAGCTTAATTCACCTGAAAAAATCATACAAAAAATAAATGAAATAGGAAATCAAGTTATGAAGATACTCACTTTTAAAGACATGTTTAGAATCGATGCAATCTTAAAGGGTGATGAGATTTACGTTTTGGAAATAAACACCGTTCCAGGTTTAACAGAATTAAGTGATCTTCCAACATCCGCAATAGCTGCAGGAATCAGCTTTGATGATTTAATAGATATAATAATAAAAAATCATTTAAAACAACCCACAAAAATCAGTTTTTGA
- the hslV gene encoding ATP-dependent protease subunit HslV gives MDFHGTTILGVKRNGKTVICGDGQVTMGETVFKGNAKKVRRLGEGKVISGFAGSVADALALYERFEGKYKSSHGNLMKAAVELTKEWRMDKALRRLEALLLVADKENIFLISGNGEVMEPQEDAIAIGSGGPYAYAAAMALLRNTDLDAEEIAKKAIKIAGEICIYTNDNITMEIIE, from the coding sequence ATGGATTTTCATGGGACAACAATATTAGGAGTAAAAAGAAACGGAAAAACAGTAATATGTGGTGATGGACAAGTAACAATGGGTGAAACAGTCTTTAAAGGCAACGCCAAAAAAGTGCGAAGATTGGGTGAAGGAAAAGTAATATCAGGTTTCGCTGGATCCGTAGCAGATGCCCTCGCTTTGTATGAAAGATTTGAAGGAAAGTATAAATCTTCACATGGTAATCTTATGAAAGCAGCTGTAGAACTGACAAAAGAATGGCGTATGGACAAAGCACTGAGAAGACTTGAAGCATTATTATTGGTTGCCGACAAAGAAAATATCTTTTTAATTTCTGGTAATGGCGAAGTTATGGAACCACAAGAAGATGCAATTGCAATAGGTTCCGGTGGACCTTATGCATACGCTGCAGCAATGGCTCTGTTAAGAAACACGGACTTAGATGCTGAGGAAATTGCAAAAAAAGCCATAAAAATAGCCGGTGAAATATGTATTTACACGAACGATAATATAACAATGGAGATTATAGAATGA
- a CDS encoding DUF368 domain-containing protein, whose protein sequence is MKKKNLLIPLYGVFMGISDSIPGVSGATIALILGIYENFISAWSFVFTNLFNFKTLTKSRELRFLIMLYIGVFLGMFSTLGFIDFLINNYQTSVFSFFSGLIIGSIFFLGSDLFKNVDFKNTHKSKYVSFFISAAIGFLVAFYISGAQFLLEQHGFLIIFSSGFLAISAMIVPGISGAYVLLLLNQYSYIVKAVNDFNFSVLITFVLGIVLGLASMSRLLKWVLDKFYLATMFFLMGLMVGGLRAPISKIENFVSFLIFGLVGATVIVIIERFGRNNR, encoded by the coding sequence ATGAAGAAAAAAAATCTTTTAATTCCGTTGTATGGTGTTTTCATGGGTATTTCTGATTCTATCCCTGGGGTTTCAGGGGCGACGATAGCTTTGATACTTGGCATTTATGAGAATTTCATATCTGCATGGTCTTTTGTTTTTACCAATTTATTTAATTTCAAAACTTTAACGAAAAGTCGGGAACTTAGATTTTTGATCATGTTGTACATAGGCGTTTTTCTTGGAATGTTCTCAACCTTGGGATTTATAGACTTTTTAATAAACAACTATCAAACAAGTGTCTTCTCTTTCTTTTCAGGTTTAATTATCGGTAGTATCTTTTTTTTGGGATCTGATCTATTTAAAAATGTTGATTTCAAAAATACCCATAAATCCAAATACGTTTCTTTTTTTATTTCAGCCGCTATTGGTTTTTTAGTTGCCTTCTATATTTCAGGGGCACAGTTTTTATTAGAGCAACACGGATTTTTAATAATCTTTTCGTCAGGATTTTTGGCTATTTCTGCCATGATCGTGCCGGGGATTTCCGGTGCCTACGTTCTATTACTTTTGAATCAGTATTCATACATAGTAAAAGCAGTTAATGATTTTAATTTCTCTGTGCTGATAACCTTTGTTTTAGGTATTGTGCTGGGATTGGCTTCTATGAGTAGATTACTGAAATGGGTATTGGATAAGTTTTACCTCGCTACAATGTTTTTTTTGATGGGACTGATGGTTGGAGGATTGAGGGCCCCCATTTCAAAAATAGAGAACTTTGTTAGCTTTTTAATATTTGGTTTAGTAGGAGCTACGGTAATTGTAATTATTGAAAGGTTTGGTAGAAACAATAGATAA
- a CDS encoding PHP domain-containing protein: MKVDFHTHSTGSDGSNTPDELLNLALEKNIEYLSITDHDTLDGIKAIENFPNLNKLKFIPGVEISAEFLNTLHLLGYGFDIKNKRLNKVLEDLQEYRKKRNVLMIENMQKLGFQISLEELKEEAGGELIGRPHFASLMVKKNYVSNKQEAFDKYLKKGAPLYLDKKRLDPKDAILLIKEAGGVVVLAHPYQTKLDEQNLDNLIRELVDYGLDGIEAYYSLHTKEMIERYKTLAKKYDLFITAGSDYHGTNKTGIEMGINISKEELEPFLNILRML; this comes from the coding sequence GTGAAAGTTGATTTTCATACTCATTCAACAGGATCCGATGGGAGTAACACTCCTGATGAATTATTGAATCTGGCCTTAGAAAAAAATATAGAATATCTATCTATCACCGATCATGATACCCTTGATGGAATAAAAGCTATAGAAAACTTTCCAAATTTAAACAAGTTAAAATTCATTCCTGGAGTAGAAATAAGTGCAGAATTCCTGAACACTTTACACCTTTTAGGATACGGCTTTGATATCAAAAACAAAAGGTTAAATAAGGTTTTAGAAGACCTTCAAGAGTACAGAAAAAAAAGAAACGTTTTGATGATCGAAAACATGCAAAAACTTGGTTTTCAAATTTCACTTGAAGAACTAAAAGAAGAAGCAGGCGGAGAATTGATTGGTAGACCACATTTTGCTTCTTTAATGGTGAAAAAAAATTATGTAAGCAACAAACAAGAGGCTTTCGATAAGTATTTAAAGAAAGGTGCACCTCTTTACTTAGATAAAAAAAGGTTGGATCCAAAAGATGCAATATTGTTAATTAAAGAAGCTGGGGGTGTAGTTGTTTTAGCGCACCCTTATCAAACAAAACTCGATGAACAAAACCTAGACAATCTGATTAGAGAGTTAGTAGATTATGGATTAGACGGCATAGAAGCTTATTATTCCTTGCACACCAAAGAAATGATCGAAAGATATAAAACCCTTGCCAAAAAGTATGATTTGTTTATTACTGCTGGTTCGGATTATCATGGAACAAACAAAACAGGGATAGAAATGGGGATTAACATCAGCAAAGAAGAATTAGAACCTTTTTTAAATATTTTAAGGATGCTTTAA